The Algoriphagus sp. TR-M9 genome has a window encoding:
- a CDS encoding RagB/SusD family nutrient uptake outer membrane protein, translating into MKKYIVLLLTATLGLSSCEDFLTVVPETQLSSATFFKTETDFEQAVNAAYVPLRSIVNTFAWRLSEMHSDNTYYGRNVLFGAVDPQEDLADFAVPTANGVTANNNVLQQYRLDYQIIARANQVLALIDEAEISQEVRDNVKGQALFLRAYAYFELVRYFGSVPLHLTPVATREASALPLSSEDEIYTSIINDLVAAVPILPPKSQQEPGRVTSGAARTLLANVYINRKQWSDAEAILTPVVTSGEYMLMPTYDMAFSENASNKNNAESVFEVQFLEGAAGLNGNFIYLMLPRPLLAEELVEITGTINPQPIDGEGNNIPTPDIIAAYEEGDEREEASIGYVFLSNSFRDDKTYPYIKKYAKKHSQHNNTGTNFPIYRYSEVLLFMAEILNEQGKDGEARNYINQVRERAGLGPVTSSGDELADAIFRERRVELAFENKRWFDIQRKDLIEEIIIPYGERIVANPLDYYYPPLEGAVPRPNVFTNLDKFYGLPAAESDLSPYF; encoded by the coding sequence ATGAAAAAATATATAGTTTTATTATTAACAGCAACCCTGGGATTATCTAGCTGCGAGGACTTCCTCACGGTAGTTCCAGAGACTCAATTAAGTTCAGCAACCTTCTTCAAAACAGAAACGGACTTTGAGCAGGCGGTCAATGCGGCCTATGTCCCGCTTCGTAGTATTGTAAATACTTTTGCCTGGAGATTGTCAGAAATGCATTCAGACAACACTTACTATGGTAGAAATGTGCTTTTTGGAGCAGTGGATCCACAGGAGGATTTGGCAGATTTTGCTGTTCCTACCGCAAATGGCGTCACTGCCAATAATAATGTACTACAGCAATACCGCCTGGACTATCAGATCATAGCCAGAGCCAATCAAGTATTAGCACTGATAGATGAAGCAGAGATCAGTCAAGAGGTAAGAGACAATGTCAAAGGACAGGCTTTGTTTCTAAGAGCTTATGCTTATTTCGAATTGGTGAGGTACTTTGGAAGCGTGCCTTTGCATCTAACTCCTGTGGCTACAAGAGAAGCATCAGCGCTACCACTCAGTTCTGAGGACGAAATCTACACTTCTATCATCAATGACCTAGTGGCTGCGGTGCCCATTTTGCCTCCAAAATCCCAGCAGGAGCCAGGACGAGTTACTTCCGGTGCAGCGCGAACCTTACTGGCCAATGTATATATCAATAGAAAGCAATGGTCGGATGCAGAGGCTATTTTGACTCCTGTGGTAACTAGCGGGGAGTACATGCTGATGCCTACTTACGATATGGCTTTCTCTGAAAATGCCTCCAATAAAAACAATGCGGAATCAGTCTTTGAAGTGCAGTTTCTGGAAGGTGCAGCAGGCTTGAACGGTAATTTTATTTACCTCATGCTGCCTAGGCCCTTGCTTGCTGAGGAGCTGGTGGAAATTACTGGTACGATTAACCCACAACCTATAGATGGGGAAGGGAATAACATCCCTACACCGGATATAATTGCTGCTTATGAAGAAGGAGATGAACGGGAAGAAGCGTCCATCGGGTATGTCTTTTTGTCTAATAGTTTTCGTGATGACAAAACTTATCCTTACATAAAGAAATATGCGAAAAAGCACTCTCAGCACAATAACACTGGGACTAATTTTCCGATTTATAGGTACTCAGAAGTACTTCTATTCATGGCGGAGATTCTGAATGAGCAGGGCAAAGATGGTGAAGCCAGAAACTACATCAATCAAGTAAGAGAACGAGCAGGCCTAGGACCTGTCACCAGTAGTGGAGATGAACTGGCTGATGCGATATTTAGAGAAAGAAGAGTGGAGCTGGCTTTTGAAAATAAGCGCTGGTTTGATATTCAGAGAAAGGACTTGATCGAAGAAATTATCATTCCTTATGGTGAAAGGATTGTCGCCAATCCCTTGGATTACTACTACCCACCATTGGAAGGTGCCGTTCCTAGACCAAATGTATTTACCAACCTGGACAAGTTCTATGGACTTCCGGCGGCCGAGTCTGACCTGAGTCCATACTTCTAG
- a CDS encoding SusC/RagA family TonB-linked outer membrane protein: MFMVSVSAYSQTVSMTGTVVSEGDEEPVPGALVSVKGTQKGTVTDIDGKFAIQASVGETLVVSFIGFTTQEVVVSADATDILVTLGYETSDLSEVVVVGYGSQVKREVTGAVQSVDEAELKDMPVSSVAQKLQGRMAGVQINQTTGKPGQGMNVRIRGQLSVSGGSQPLYVVDGFPITGDINQINPDEIQEISVLKDAASTSLYGSRAANGVVLITTKKGKVGQTNVNLNVYTGFQTVPENGRLEMMDAVEFATFKKEYYEAAGQEVPSIFQNPSQYKGQTNDWYDAMLRNAPISSYNLTVTSNKEKVNTAIIAGVFDQEGVVVGSDYTRYSLRMNTDYQLSDKVNIGVNVAPNYVVDNTPRTDGTRGTGILFNALHTWPIMPIYDENGELTSFNQLPASTGNIYAYPNWVRAAEEITNQTKEMNVLSNAYVEWKPIQGLSLKSTFNAEVNNSKYFWFNPSTATANINVTLPTVAVSIRDHYSSLSWLNENIATYATSIGDHNFEILGGFSNQKFRAESTRIQADTYADDRIPTIQGAININRGGTNSGVGEWSLTSLFSRLTYNYKGKYLLTASVRGDGSSRFGEDNRWGVFPSASAGWVMSDEGFLNTSSTISFAKLRGSFGVTGNNNIGNYTSYALVNNTINAVFGDNVAPGAAVTSLNNTNLGWETTAQLDLGLELGLWDDRVLFTYDYYTKNTTNLLYAVQIPQESGFTNYNDNIGEIKFWGHEFSVNTVNTTGSFRWTTNANLSVNRNEVLELADGIDRVYGSYHITQVGQPFGQFYGLKKIGNYMNEEDLASSPIIPGRSTVGSIKVEDINGDGVITYGGDNDDRTIIGNPFPDFTWGLINNFNYRGFDASIVLNGSQGNQLYMRHLYSTANLDGVFNMVEKVSRRFKSPEDPGDGIFGTSTGGGNVTGVERDWNNSNFVWDASFLTVRNITIGYTFTKLPKTIKSLRLYASGQNMWIFTKYWGGSNPEVSMQNDGNGDGGNLSPGVDLAAYPVPRTITFGVNVNF, translated from the coding sequence ATGTTTATGGTGTCTGTGAGTGCTTATTCGCAGACAGTAAGTATGACTGGAACCGTAGTCTCAGAAGGCGACGAAGAACCTGTTCCGGGCGCATTGGTTTCTGTTAAAGGAACCCAAAAGGGAACCGTCACCGATATTGACGGTAAGTTTGCTATCCAGGCTTCAGTAGGAGAAACCTTAGTGGTTAGTTTTATAGGATTTACAACTCAGGAAGTTGTAGTTTCTGCTGACGCTACGGATATTTTGGTCACTCTAGGATATGAAACTTCAGACCTATCCGAAGTAGTAGTGGTAGGATATGGTAGCCAAGTAAAGCGGGAAGTAACTGGAGCCGTACAATCAGTAGATGAAGCAGAGCTAAAAGATATGCCTGTTTCGTCAGTTGCTCAAAAATTACAGGGGCGAATGGCAGGCGTACAGATCAATCAAACTACCGGTAAGCCAGGTCAGGGTATGAATGTGCGGATAAGAGGGCAGCTTTCTGTGTCTGGAGGTAGTCAGCCGCTTTATGTGGTTGATGGTTTTCCAATCACGGGTGACATTAATCAGATCAATCCAGACGAGATTCAGGAAATTTCGGTATTGAAGGATGCTGCCTCCACTTCGCTTTATGGTTCACGTGCTGCCAATGGTGTGGTATTGATCACTACCAAGAAAGGGAAGGTGGGGCAGACCAATGTCAATCTCAACGTATATACCGGTTTTCAAACTGTTCCTGAGAACGGGAGACTGGAAATGATGGATGCGGTGGAGTTTGCAACCTTTAAGAAGGAATATTATGAGGCAGCAGGACAGGAAGTCCCGAGCATTTTTCAGAATCCTTCCCAATATAAAGGGCAGACCAATGACTGGTATGACGCCATGCTTCGAAATGCCCCCATTTCTTCTTACAACCTTACGGTGACATCCAATAAGGAGAAGGTCAATACTGCTATAATTGCAGGTGTTTTCGATCAAGAAGGAGTGGTAGTGGGGTCAGATTATACCCGATATTCCTTGAGGATGAATACCGACTATCAGCTTTCTGATAAGGTAAATATTGGGGTAAATGTAGCTCCTAATTATGTGGTAGATAATACACCGCGTACGGACGGAACCAGGGGTACGGGTATTCTTTTCAATGCGCTACATACCTGGCCAATAATGCCTATTTATGATGAGAATGGGGAGTTGACTTCTTTTAACCAACTTCCTGCAAGTACAGGTAATATCTATGCTTATCCAAACTGGGTGAGGGCCGCTGAAGAAATCACTAATCAAACCAAAGAAATGAATGTGCTTTCTAATGCTTATGTGGAATGGAAGCCCATCCAAGGGTTATCACTCAAATCTACCTTCAATGCAGAGGTCAATAATTCCAAATACTTTTGGTTTAATCCTTCTACGGCTACAGCCAATATAAATGTGACCTTACCTACAGTTGCAGTTTCCATTCGGGATCATTACTCAAGTTTGTCCTGGCTAAATGAAAATATCGCAACTTATGCAACCAGTATTGGTGATCATAATTTTGAGATTTTAGGCGGTTTTTCTAATCAGAAATTCAGAGCCGAAAGTACCAGAATCCAGGCTGATACTTACGCGGATGACCGTATTCCTACCATTCAAGGCGCTATTAATATCAATCGCGGAGGTACTAATTCGGGCGTAGGCGAATGGTCATTGACTTCTCTTTTTTCCAGATTAACTTATAACTACAAAGGAAAATATCTCCTGACCGCTTCTGTGAGAGGCGATGGTTCATCTAGGTTTGGTGAAGACAACCGATGGGGGGTCTTTCCATCCGCATCTGCGGGATGGGTGATGTCTGACGAAGGTTTTTTGAATACCAGCTCAACCATCTCTTTTGCTAAGCTGAGGGGTAGCTTTGGTGTGACGGGTAACAATAACATTGGTAACTATACCTCTTATGCTTTGGTCAATAATACAATCAATGCAGTGTTTGGAGACAATGTGGCTCCAGGGGCAGCAGTGACTTCCTTAAACAATACCAATTTGGGATGGGAAACTACCGCACAGCTAGATCTCGGACTGGAATTGGGATTATGGGATGACAGAGTGTTATTCACTTATGATTATTACACCAAAAATACCACCAACTTACTTTACGCAGTACAAATCCCTCAGGAATCTGGATTTACGAACTACAATGATAATATCGGTGAAATCAAGTTCTGGGGACATGAATTCTCAGTGAACACCGTGAATACTACAGGTTCTTTCAGGTGGACTACCAATGCAAACTTATCAGTCAATAGAAATGAGGTGCTGGAATTGGCCGATGGAATTGATAGAGTTTACGGTAGCTATCATATCACTCAGGTAGGGCAGCCTTTTGGGCAGTTTTATGGACTGAAGAAAATCGGAAACTACATGAATGAGGAGGATCTGGCAAGCTCGCCGATTATACCGGGAAGATCCACTGTAGGTAGCATTAAGGTAGAAGATATTAACGGTGATGGGGTAATCACTTACGGAGGAGATAATGATGATCGGACTATCATCGGTAATCCGTTTCCGGATTTTACCTGGGGATTGATTAACAATTTCAATTATAGAGGCTTTGATGCCAGCATAGTATTGAATGGTTCACAAGGGAACCAACTATACATGCGACACCTGTACTCCACAGCAAATCTGGATGGAGTATTTAATATGGTAGAGAAGGTCTCCCGACGATTCAAGTCTCCGGAAGATCCGGGTGATGGGATTTTTGGTACTTCTACAGGGGGAGGAAATGTGACCGGGGTAGAGCGTGATTGGAATAATAGCAATTTCGTTTGGGACGCTTCTTTCTTGACAGTAAGGAATATCACAATTGGATATACTTTCACTAAGCTTCCTAAAACTATCAAGTCTTTGAGACTATATGCTTCAGGTCAAAACATGTGGATTTTCACAAAGTACTGGGGAGGATCTAATCCCGAAGTAAGTATGCAGAATGATGGTAACGGAGATGGTGGAAACCTGAGTCCCGGAGTGGATCTCGCAGCCTATCCAGTACCACGTACGATTACTTTCGGAGTCAATGTCAACTTTTGA
- a CDS encoding PVC-type heme-binding CxxCH protein — protein sequence MLKHLKFHSFLALALALLFFQCAQKDPIQLEPNSRIGLIGNNLGSRMMDYGSFETELHLRNPEKNLYIRNFSDPADTPGFRPRSGTNDPWAFPGAADFQDEYATPSNSIGHLEKPDEWLKRHQIDILISFFGYSESFQGVDGLENFKAELDAFIKHTLRQNYHDTISPQLVIVSPIAFEDLSGKIDVPDGKTENENLNLYTVAMQEIAEKNEVMFVDAFTPSKQWYLEAEEDLTIDGSQLNQAGYQKFATFLADAIFGAQNIAEEANRELIHQAVQEKNWFWRNDYKIPNGVHVFGRRYDPFGPDNYPFELEKIREMTAIRDTAIWMANRGEKMDLAAADAKTKKLPEVKTNYNPDKNGSLEYLYGEDALAKIKVAPGYNIELFASEEDWPNLANPVQLSFDNKGKLWVAVMPSYPHYKPGDSRPADKLLIYEDTDNDGKADKETVFADDLHLPIGFELAAEGVYVSQGNNLVILYDDDKDDKYDRQEILLSGFDDHDTHHAISAFTTDESGSIYMGEGVFLHTNVETSYGPVRATNGGFYRYTPSRHKLERVSQVSIPNPWGIAFDEWGQNFFAETSGPNVDWMEPGSVLPRYGNANFKGPNILEQAHMVRPTSGLEFISSRHFPDEVQGDMIINNTIGFLGTKQHQMIDEGTGYSTKWRQDLVSSTDRNFRPVDMEFAPDGSLYLVDWHNILIGHMQHNARDPLRDHQHGRIYRITYPSRPLVTPAKIDGASIPQLLENLKLPEYRTRYRTRRELRGRDQQEVYDATSQWAESLDKNDPAYEHHLLEALWVTWGINKVNQNLLEQLLKADDYRARAAAVRVLRYTGHQVSNQTELLTAAAQDENGRVRMEAIVAASWLPQVEGNQVLKAAEGTEMDTWLAPVYETAVAHLNGLSVEEKKEEDIKSSLTGSDRELFVLGKEIYAREGYCETCHQPNGKGLTASGFPPLAGTPWVTGDEERLIKIVLKGVMGPITVLGKDYPGQVPMTPFEGMLDDSEVAAVLTYVRNSFGNQASAISPDLVKKIREEIKDHEGFYQPAELLKIHPLEK from the coding sequence ATGCTAAAACACCTCAAGTTTCACTCTTTCTTAGCCCTAGCCCTGGCCTTGCTATTTTTTCAATGCGCCCAAAAAGACCCCATCCAACTGGAACCCAATAGCAGGATCGGGCTAATAGGCAACAATTTAGGCTCGCGAATGATGGACTACGGCAGCTTCGAGACAGAACTGCACCTACGAAACCCAGAAAAAAATTTGTACATCCGAAACTTTTCAGATCCTGCAGACACCCCAGGATTCAGACCTAGATCCGGAACCAATGACCCCTGGGCATTCCCTGGAGCGGCAGATTTCCAGGATGAATACGCCACGCCTTCCAATAGCATAGGCCATCTGGAAAAGCCCGACGAATGGCTGAAAAGGCATCAAATAGACATTCTTATTTCATTTTTTGGCTACAGCGAATCCTTCCAGGGAGTGGATGGCCTGGAAAACTTCAAAGCAGAACTGGATGCATTTATCAAACATACACTACGTCAAAACTACCACGACACTATATCTCCTCAGCTGGTCATAGTCTCCCCAATTGCTTTTGAGGACCTCTCTGGCAAAATAGATGTGCCTGACGGCAAAACAGAAAATGAAAACCTTAACCTCTATACCGTAGCTATGCAGGAGATCGCCGAAAAAAACGAGGTGATGTTTGTGGATGCGTTTACCCCCAGCAAGCAATGGTACCTGGAAGCTGAGGAAGACCTGACTATAGATGGTTCACAATTGAACCAGGCAGGCTATCAGAAATTTGCCACATTCCTTGCCGATGCGATTTTCGGAGCGCAAAATATAGCTGAAGAGGCAAACCGGGAACTTATACATCAAGCCGTTCAGGAGAAAAACTGGTTTTGGAGAAATGACTATAAAATACCCAATGGAGTACACGTTTTCGGGAGAAGGTATGACCCATTCGGCCCGGACAACTATCCCTTCGAACTGGAAAAAATCCGGGAAATGACTGCGATTCGCGATACAGCGATCTGGATGGCCAATCGTGGTGAAAAAATGGACCTTGCTGCTGCTGACGCAAAAACCAAAAAGCTTCCGGAAGTAAAAACCAATTATAACCCTGACAAGAATGGGAGTTTGGAATACCTCTATGGTGAAGACGCTTTGGCTAAAATAAAAGTAGCTCCAGGCTATAACATTGAACTTTTTGCTTCTGAAGAAGACTGGCCAAACCTGGCCAATCCGGTACAGCTTTCTTTTGACAATAAAGGAAAACTATGGGTGGCAGTGATGCCGAGCTACCCTCACTACAAACCTGGAGACTCCCGCCCTGCTGATAAATTATTGATATACGAAGACACGGACAATGACGGCAAAGCCGATAAAGAAACAGTCTTTGCCGATGACCTACACCTTCCTATTGGATTTGAACTGGCAGCTGAAGGGGTATATGTATCCCAAGGAAATAACTTGGTTATCCTTTATGATGATGATAAGGACGATAAATATGACAGACAAGAAATACTCTTGAGTGGATTTGACGACCACGACACCCATCATGCCATTTCTGCCTTCACCACAGATGAATCCGGCTCTATCTACATGGGTGAGGGTGTATTCTTACATACCAATGTGGAAACCTCTTATGGCCCTGTAAGAGCAACCAACGGGGGATTTTACAGGTATACCCCCAGCAGACATAAGCTGGAGCGGGTTTCCCAGGTCAGCATCCCAAACCCATGGGGCATAGCCTTTGATGAGTGGGGCCAAAACTTCTTTGCCGAAACTTCCGGCCCAAATGTGGACTGGATGGAACCTGGTTCGGTCTTGCCTAGATATGGTAATGCGAATTTCAAAGGTCCAAATATCCTGGAGCAGGCGCACATGGTCAGACCCACCTCAGGCCTGGAGTTCATCTCATCCAGACACTTCCCAGACGAGGTTCAAGGCGATATGATCATCAATAACACCATAGGCTTCCTCGGAACCAAACAGCATCAAATGATAGATGAGGGAACGGGATATTCGACTAAGTGGAGACAGGATCTGGTTTCCTCCACAGACAGAAATTTCCGCCCGGTGGATATGGAATTCGCTCCCGATGGATCGTTGTACCTAGTCGACTGGCACAATATCCTCATCGGGCACATGCAGCACAATGCCCGTGACCCACTTCGGGACCATCAGCATGGAAGGATTTACAGGATCACTTACCCATCGAGACCATTGGTCACACCTGCCAAAATAGATGGGGCCAGCATCCCACAGCTTTTGGAAAACCTAAAACTCCCAGAATACAGAACCCGCTACAGGACCCGTAGGGAACTCCGGGGTCGGGACCAGCAGGAAGTTTATGACGCTACCAGCCAATGGGCCGAATCATTGGATAAAAATGACCCAGCGTATGAACATCATTTGCTGGAAGCACTTTGGGTAACCTGGGGTATCAATAAAGTAAATCAAAACTTGCTGGAGCAATTGCTAAAAGCCGATGACTACCGTGCCAGAGCGGCGGCAGTCCGGGTGCTTCGGTACACCGGACACCAGGTGAGCAATCAGACTGAGTTACTCACAGCCGCTGCTCAGGACGAAAACGGAAGAGTACGGATGGAAGCCATAGTAGCGGCATCCTGGCTCCCTCAAGTAGAAGGCAATCAAGTATTGAAAGCAGCAGAAGGTACCGAAATGGATACTTGGCTAGCTCCAGTATATGAAACAGCTGTAGCCCACCTCAATGGACTCTCAGTAGAAGAAAAAAAGGAAGAAGATATCAAGTCATCACTCACTGGCTCAGATCGTGAGCTATTTGTACTGGGCAAGGAAATCTATGCCAGAGAGGGCTATTGTGAAACCTGCCATCAGCCAAATGGCAAAGGGCTCACAGCATCTGGATTCCCGCCTTTAGCAGGCACCCCATGGGTTACCGGAGATGAAGAGCGATTGATCAAAATCGTACTGAAAGGCGTGATGGGCCCCATCACAGTGCTTGGAAAAGATTACCCTGGACAGGTACCCATGACTCCATTCGAAGGCATGCTAGATGACTCCGAAGTTGCCGCAGTGCTTACTTATGTGAGAAACTCATTTGGAAATCAGGCCTCGGCCATTTCTCCTGACCTGGTAAAAAAGATACGTGAAGAAATCAAAGACCACGAGGGCTTCTACCAGCCGGCGGAATTGCTGAAAATTCACCCTTTGGAAAAGTAG
- a CDS encoding sulfatase-like hydrolase/transferase → MTSFRLLSRFIPSILGVLLLSSSLLAQDRPPNIILIMADDLGVETIGTYGSDSYQTPYLDAMAADGAKFENCFAQPLCTPSRVQIMTGQYNVRNYTVFGQLDRSQTTFANLLQEAGYKTAIAGKWQLGKEKDAPQHFGFEESCLWQHMLGATDEEGNDTRYSNPILEINGVPRHFDEGQFSTDVTSDFLIDFIERNQEQPFFAYYPMIITHCPFVPTPDSEDWDPSSPGSPTYKGDARYFGDMVNYMDKTIGKIIAKVDELGLSEETIIIFTGDNGTDQPVVSSFRGRAYPGGKKFTTDNGIHVPLLIQWKGKILPGLENEDLIDFSDFLPTLMDLAKVKIPKETPIDGVSFYPQLMGKKGSPRDWIYSWFTRNGDLESLKEFARSKEYKLYSTGEFYHVKEDWMEESPLAPDELNAEAKKVYKTLSKALDKYENIRN, encoded by the coding sequence ATGACTAGTTTCAGGCTTTTATCACGGTTTATCCCAAGCATTTTAGGCGTTCTCCTCCTTTCCTCTTCCTTATTGGCTCAGGATAGACCTCCGAATATCATCTTGATCATGGCTGATGATCTGGGTGTGGAAACTATAGGTACATACGGCAGCGATTCGTACCAGACCCCGTATCTAGATGCTATGGCAGCGGATGGGGCAAAGTTCGAAAACTGTTTTGCGCAGCCACTTTGTACTCCGTCCCGAGTGCAAATCATGACCGGGCAGTACAATGTGCGAAATTACACTGTCTTTGGGCAACTGGACCGAAGCCAGACCACTTTTGCCAATTTACTGCAGGAGGCTGGCTACAAAACCGCAATAGCCGGCAAGTGGCAACTGGGCAAGGAAAAAGATGCTCCCCAGCACTTTGGGTTTGAGGAATCCTGTCTTTGGCAGCACATGCTCGGAGCTACAGATGAAGAAGGGAATGACACCCGCTACTCCAATCCTATTTTGGAAATCAATGGGGTGCCGCGGCATTTTGACGAAGGTCAGTTTTCTACTGATGTGACGAGCGACTTTTTGATTGATTTTATAGAAAGGAATCAAGAGCAGCCTTTCTTTGCCTACTATCCCATGATCATCACCCATTGCCCTTTTGTGCCGACTCCAGACTCCGAAGACTGGGATCCTAGCAGCCCGGGATCGCCTACTTATAAGGGCGATGCCCGGTACTTTGGAGATATGGTGAATTATATGGACAAAACCATCGGGAAGATCATCGCCAAAGTAGACGAGCTAGGTTTAAGCGAGGAGACCATCATCATATTCACCGGCGACAACGGAACCGATCAACCTGTTGTCTCCAGTTTTCGAGGCAGGGCATACCCCGGAGGGAAAAAATTCACCACCGACAATGGAATCCATGTGCCATTACTCATCCAGTGGAAGGGAAAAATCCTCCCAGGTCTGGAAAATGAAGATTTGATAGATTTCAGTGATTTTCTGCCCACCCTAATGGATCTGGCGAAAGTGAAAATACCCAAGGAAACCCCGATAGATGGAGTAAGTTTCTACCCCCAGTTAATGGGCAAAAAAGGCAGCCCTAGAGACTGGATCTACAGTTGGTTTACACGAAATGGAGATTTGGAAAGTCTTAAGGAATTTGCTCGAAGCAAGGAGTACAAGCTGTACTCCACGGGGGAATTTTACCACGTCAAAGAAGACTGGATGGAGGAAAGCCCCTTGGCTCCAGATGAGCTAAACGCAGAAGCAAAGAAAGTCTATAAAACGCTCTCAAAGGCACTGGATAAATACGAAAACATCAGGAATTAG
- a CDS encoding GNAT family N-acetyltransferase, which yields MRIRKAQIIDSEVIATLLMQATGDVIYKFIGDQDFDKAKRFLLHFVAAEYNQYSFQNCYVLVQGARVLAAALVYDGACLNELRKPVLDYIHCHFDAELEVEEETQAGEIYLDSLAVDPAHQGKGLGSELLRFLIDEFVHKGGKKLGLLVDQTNPDAKRLYLRLGFRVVEEKMLLGITLDHLQLG from the coding sequence ATGCGAATTAGGAAAGCTCAAATTATTGACTCAGAAGTAATTGCTACCCTGTTGATGCAGGCTACCGGGGATGTGATTTATAAATTTATCGGGGATCAAGATTTTGATAAAGCCAAGCGCTTTTTACTTCATTTTGTGGCCGCAGAATACAATCAATATTCATTTCAGAATTGCTATGTTTTGGTTCAGGGGGCAAGGGTTTTGGCCGCTGCCCTGGTCTATGACGGAGCCTGTTTAAATGAATTGAGAAAACCTGTACTGGATTACATTCACTGTCATTTTGATGCAGAATTGGAGGTGGAGGAAGAAACGCAAGCCGGTGAAATATACTTGGATTCGCTAGCGGTAGATCCAGCGCATCAAGGGAAGGGGCTAGGGTCAGAATTGTTGAGGTTTTTAATCGATGAGTTCGTACATAAGGGTGGAAAAAAATTAGGCTTATTAGTAGATCAAACAAATCCAGATGCAAAGAGGCTTTATCTGAGATTGGGTTTTCGGGTGGTAGAGGAAAAAATGCTTCTTGGAATTACTCTGGATCACCTTCAGCTGGGGTAG